The Rhizobium leguminosarum DNA segment GAAGGAACAGAACCGCCGTAACCCCCGTCTGGTTTTCGAGCTGGCCAACGAGCTGCGAACAGACGGGATTGTGCAGCAGCCCTCGAAAGACATGACTGCACCAAACATGGCGAATGGGGTGGTGAAGGAAGGAACGATCCAGTTCTATCACTCTTCAGGCGAGGGAAACCGGCTTGATGAGGTTCGCAAACAGCTCGCTTGGGACTTTTCCGATGTGCTTGAGACAAAGGAATTGAATCTCACCCATAATCTTATCGCACCTCAAGCCGGTTTTGATGACTTGATGGCCATCTACGACAAGGATGGCGTATTGGATTTTCGACGCCGCATTGTCAAAGTTCTGGAGAAGCAAGGCGACCTTGAAAAGTACGATGAATTTACGTTCGGAGAAGTTCTTGTTGCGGTTCAAGCCGGGAAAAAGGGTTCTGAACTAAATGCTGTCTCACCGACCAATTCGATGAAGACCTTTATCGCGGCGCATCCCGATCTGCTTGCCGACGCTGAGAAGCGGAACTTCAAGGCCTTCCGACAAATGTTCGTCGACAAAGATCAGCTGGTCGATGACAAGAAGCAGAATGAGGAGGAGGTCGCGAGAAAAGGCTCCAAGCGTTGCGAGTTCATCAAGCACGTTTTCAAGATTCAGTCAGTCGTCCATCTCTACCAGACGGGCCGGTATAACGATTTTCTGCGCCTGACCGAATTTCGGATTGGCCGAGCGGCCGACAAGGTTCGAGTGCTCGAATACGTCAAGAAGATTTCGGCCATGAGTGACCGGCCGATATCAGAGGTCATCGACTACGCTCACGAGACGGGCCTTTGCGTCAGGGATGACAACTTTTTCGCCTTCAAGGACCGCAAATCTTATCTCTATGACCGGGTGAAAAAAGTGAATTATCGGTCGTTCCAAAACCTTTACGAATACCTAGAAGGCAGGACGACCTACTCGACGCAGCACAAAATCAAAGGCAGGGAGTTCGACCGCGTTCTCGTTGTCTTAGATGCAGGAGGCTGGAACAACTACAATTTCAATTATCTATTGGAAGGCGCTGGAAACCCGTCCGTCTTGGAACGAACGCAGAAATTGTTCTACGTGTGCTGCACCCGAGCGAAAGAACACCTCGCCGTATATTTTCATAATCCATCCAAAGAAGCCCTGAAGCAAGCAACCGCATGGTTTGGAGCTGAGCACATCATCGAAGTTTAGCTGAGCGCTGCTATGCTACTTCCATGTAAGCGCCGTCTCCGCCCCATTGGATTGGCTATATTTTGAGGCTTGCTGCGTATGCGAGAAGGTTTCCAGTTTTATCTGGAGATTTGCATGGCAGATGATGGATTTGTTGGTCGCTATGAGGTTGTTGAGCCGCGCCGCGGTAATCGGCGTTGGCCGGATGATGTGAAGGCTCGCATTGTAGCGGAAAGCCTTGAGCCTGGTGTGCGAGTAGTGGATGTCGCGCGCCGTCACGGCGTTATAGCAAACCAGCTTTCCGATTGGCGACGTCAAGTGCGCGACGGCATTCTGGTGCTGCCGTTTGCGGCGGCAACGACGCCGTCGGAGCACGATGGTATCGAGCCGGCATTCGTGCCTCTGGCAATCGCTGCGGAGCCGCCTGAGCCTGTCAATCGTTTTTCGCTGCCGAGAGTGGTCCCCGACGGGCCGCAGGTGCAGGTTTTGA contains these protein-coding regions:
- a CDS encoding UvrD-helicase domain-containing protein, with translation MADFCTAALKYKRLGHGIVSHDEVIVLAKGMFETYPKIRDIIRDRFRYILVDEYQDTAPEVVKILLDFLPLSSRQGVCGFFGDAMQSIYDGTIGSIQHYVALGRVCEVKKEQNRRNPRLVFELANELRTDGIVQQPSKDMTAPNMANGVVKEGTIQFYHSSGEGNRLDEVRKQLAWDFSDVLETKELNLTHNLIAPQAGFDDLMAIYDKDGVLDFRRRIVKVLEKQGDLEKYDEFTFGEVLVAVQAGKKGSELNAVSPTNSMKTFIAAHPDLLADAEKRNFKAFRQMFVDKDQLVDDKKQNEEEVARKGSKRCEFIKHVFKIQSVVHLYQTGRYNDFLRLTEFRIGRAADKVRVLEYVKKISAMSDRPISEVIDYAHETGLCVRDDNFFAFKDRKSYLYDRVKKVNYRSFQNLYEYLEGRTTYSTQHKIKGREFDRVLVVLDAGGWNNYNFNYLLEGAGNPSVLERTQKLFYVCCTRAKEHLAVYFHNPSKEALKQATAWFGAEHIIEV
- the tnpA gene encoding IS66-like element accessory protein TnpA — encoded protein: MADDGFVGRYEVVEPRRGNRRWPDDVKARIVAESLEPGVRVVDVARRHGVIANQLSDWRRQVRDGILVLPFAAATTPSEHDGIEPAFVPLAIAAEPPEPVNRFSLPRVVPDGPQVQVLTLQIGSDVVMRVPNDVPVERVAALVRAIRGAS